The genome window AGCTATATGTATTCCTCACCTCTTTGGGATAAACCATAATGATAAATTTAGAAAAGCAACGCAGTGAAATTTGATTTGAATTTTATCGAGCTCTCCCAGCAACAAGTATCGACTGCCTTTATGCGCAGTGAGGATTTTGTTCGGTATTATGAGCCGTATTTAAACACGGAGGAAGGCTAATGGGATTTTATGTAGATATTGCGGAGCTTCAGAAAGCCCAAGAGGCCTATATGAAGATGGTCGCAACTGCTCAGAGTCAGTTGGATACCGCTAAAAATGGGATGAATGCCATCATCACCAGTAATTCCATGCATGGAGAAGTTGGGAAAGCAATTACGAATGAAATCAATAATGTTCATAACCCCGTGATTGTTGGCTTAAAGAATAGCTTAGAATTTCTAGGTTCTGAGTTTTCCAAAACGATCACGGATTTTCAGAATCTTGTCGGCGAAACCTCCGCAACCGCAGTTCTAGCAGAAGAAACTTTGGATGATGCAGTCAAGAAGCTAAATGAAGCCGATGAGAAACACAAGGTGATGGATACCAATTTCAAGAGTATCTATGATGGTATTTCGAGTCTCTATCACCTGAGTGCTCCCTTAAGCAGCACCTTCTATACCAATACCCAAACAGCCCGGAAGTATGTTCAGGATACGAAGAATAAGGTCAATGCCTTTGATAAGATGACGACAACCAGCAGTACTGAACAGCTTTTTAGTGCTTTAAGTAGCCAGATGGCGGCTGCTGGAAGAGTGAAGAGTCTGAGTTATAGTGATCCTGTTTTAACTAACTTTGTGGCGCATGAAGATCTCGGTAAAGCAATTTATGAGCTGGATCAGCAGTATGCGAAAGCCAAGGCAGAAGCGATTGAGGCTGCTAAACGCAAGGCAGAACAAGAAGCCGCTGAGCGAGAAGCTTCTTATCGCCGTCATCACCCCATCCAAGCCTGGCTGAAGGATCGCTCGAATGAGATTGGTTCCTGGTGGGGCGATGTCGTTGAGGGCACACGAAATCTACCGCTTCCTCAAGGGATGAAGGATTCCCTCTTGTTTGCGGAAGGTTTTATTGGTGCAGCTGGTAGTATGGTTTCAGAGACTGCCATCGGAGCTGTAGATTTGACTCAGATCATTGGTATTGCCGGTATTGATGGCGTCAATCGCCTAACAGGAGGTCAAACTCCAGAGTGGATGAAGCGGGACTTGAAAGGGACGGCAGATAACCTGTCTAGCCTTGCGGAGTTAGGAGTAGGAACTTACACTGCTCTGACGGATCCAGGAGCGGCTCAGCGTGGCCAGGATCCCAATGCCAGCTATGCGGATAAGGCTGCTTATCGTGCTCAAGAGACCGGAAAAGCCCTTTGGGATAAGGTCACCCACATGGATGCCTATGACGCAGGAGGCTTGACCTTTGAGATTGCCAGTCTTTTTGTCGGTCCAGCAGCTGTAGGGAAGATGGCTAAGGGGACCAAGTTAGGAGCT of Streptococcus oralis contains these proteins:
- a CDS encoding T7SS effector LXG polymorphic toxin — translated: MGFYVDIAELQKAQEAYMKMVATAQSQLDTAKNGMNAIITSNSMHGEVGKAITNEINNVHNPVIVGLKNSLEFLGSEFSKTITDFQNLVGETSATAVLAEETLDDAVKKLNEADEKHKVMDTNFKSIYDGISSLYHLSAPLSSTFYTNTQTARKYVQDTKNKVNAFDKMTTTSSTEQLFSALSSQMAAAGRVKSLSYSDPVLTNFVAHEDLGKAIYELDQQYAKAKAEAIEAAKRKAEQEAAEREASYRRHHPIQAWLKDRSNEIGSWWGDVVEGTRNLPLPQGMKDSLLFAEGFIGAAGSMVSETAIGAVDLTQIIGIAGIDGVNRLTGGQTPEWMKRDLKGTADNLSSLAELGVGTYTALTDPGAAQRGQDPNASYADKAAYRAQETGKALWDKVTHMDAYDAGGLTFEIASLFVGPAAVGKMAKGTKLGAKAAEMISLAKNSTKARILANVEKWGSKVDNILAKSNNVIRQFGEKLLDTRIPVSIRQEAFAFAGGMGTMPTFSVESKTLREVMHFSSKHADDVARGVGGSGKAERFYDDIIPTVKNGKFNEWFDNLAPEELEKLWEIPELRKKIEDRIRRPGGYHEWHLVSRTPQFKKWGVSMDDIKEMRSLIEDVQFINPRGVHGGRGSTKAHNEILKIIDSSYDYEEFAHRLNEWASRRMKNGILDLPEGLRRY